A window of Solanum stenotomum isolate F172 chromosome 3, ASM1918654v1, whole genome shotgun sequence contains these coding sequences:
- the LOC125858297 gene encoding uncharacterized protein LOC125858297: protein MMMSIFSPFDALSAEVCGQKLSFSKALTTHDKTQQGVGTLVTNSQAVASPPSISSIAVLNKAGEASSSCQNQQKRQRFALEFDGVHCFETIITY, encoded by the coding sequence ATGATGATGTCAATTTTCAGTCCCTTTGATGCTCTTTCTGCTGAGGTTTGTGGGCAGAAGTTGAGTTTTTCTAAAGCACTCACTACTCATGACAAAACACAACAAGGTGTTGGAACTCTTGTAACAAATAGCCAAGCCGTTGCTTCTCCGCCGTCTATTTCTTCTATTGCTGTTCTGAACAAGGCCGGAGAGGCATCATCTTCGTGCCAAAATCAGCAGAAGAGGCAGAGATTCGCTCTGGAATTTGACGGTGTTCACTGTTTCGAAACTATCATTAcctattga